TCATTGATGAACCATTCGAGGAACGCCCTCGTCGGGTAGTCCTTTTCCTCCTCCGCCAGAGCCGCCAGCTCGTGAATTGACCTGCTTATGAACTGCTCGTGTTCGTAGGCCGCCTCAAAGGCCTTAACCGGGGACTCCCACTCCTTAGGCGGCTTCGGAACTTCCCCGAGTTCAACCCTTCCGTTCCGGTCGTAGATGTAGTTGTAAAACCTCAACGCGTGGCCGAGCTCCTCCTCCGCCTGGGCCTTCATCCAGTTTGCAAAGCCTTCGAGGCTGAGATCATCGAAGTAAGCTGCCATAGCAAAGTAGAGATACGCGGAATAGAGCTCCTTGTTCATCTGTTCGTTCAGGGCCTTAAGCATCCTTTCACTCAACATCGCCATCACCGTAGTATGTTCTCATTTGGAGTATTTAAGTTTTAGTTCCGTTCATATGAGGCCCACTTTTTTGAGCTCTCCCCTTACCCTTTCGAACTCTTCAAGTTTACCCCCTGTCACGACCCTCTCCGGATGGAAGGGACAGTCGCAGTAGGGGTACTCAAGGAACGCCCCGTAGGTTCCCATCCCCCTGGCTATCGCCACTATCTCCTCCTTGTCCATGCCCAGGAGGGGCCTGTGGGCGGGGAATCAACGCGCTCATGGTCCCAAAGTAGAGGTTGGCGAGGATCTGACTGGCGACCTGACTGAGGCTGTCTCCGGTGACGATGCATGGGAAGCGGCGTAAGGGTATTAAAGCCTTTGGAGAACCCTTAATGGTGGTGGCATGGAGTTCTTCGAAGTCCTTCGCAGGAGGAGAAGCGTGAGGCGCTTTCAGGATAAGCCCGTTCCGGAGGAGCTTGTGGAGAAGCTCTTAGAGGCGGCCTTCCTCTCACCGAGTTCCTTCAACAAAAGGCCCTGGCACTTCATCGTGGTTGACGACAAGGAGAAGTTGAAGGCTCTGTCTAAGGCCAAGCTCGGGGCTTCGGGTCTGGCCACCGCGCCGCTGGCGATAGTTATCACGGCTGACGAGAGCAGGAGCGACGTATGGATTGAGGATGCAAGCATAGCGGCGGAGCACATTCATCTGGCCAGTTTTGCCCTTGGTTTAAGCTCCTTCTGGGTGCAGATAAGGAACAGGGTGCACAGTGAAGATAAAACGGCCGAGGACTACGTCAGGGAGCTCTTGAACATCCCCGAAAACTACCGAGTCCTCTGCATCATTGGGATTGGCTATCCCGCGGAGAAGAAGCCTCCGCACGGGGATGAGGTTTTCGAATGGGAAAAGGCTAGTAAAAACGAGTTCGGGAGGCCGTTTAAACCCTAACCCCCTGCTCATTCCACGGCTTCAGGACATCCCCCTTTCGCACCAAGCCTTCCTAAAACCTTTTTACACGCCTCCCTCAGCTTCTCGGCGTTCTCTTCTGGAACACCGTCGTAGGTGAACTCCCACGTCCCCATCTCTATTCCCGCGGCGTACTTTATCTTGCCGTTGTCGCGCAGTATGGGGTAGAACTCTATGTGAAGGTGGTAGAACTCATAGTTTCCTTTGAAGGGCGCCTGGAGGACCATCATGGAGTAGGGCATGTCCCTGCCAAGGACTTCGTTGAGAGTTCCCGTGGCCACCCTTATAGCCTCCGCTAGGTCTTCCACCTCGTTTTCCTCCAGCTGGGTCAGCCACTGGACGTGCCTTTTTGGGTAGATATGGATTTCAAAGGGCCAACTCGCGAAGAACGGCATGAAGACGGCAAAGCTCCCGTTCTCGTAGATCAGCCTCTCCCCTTTGAGCTCTTCCTCGAGGATTCTGCA
The sequence above is drawn from the Thermococcus pacificus genome and encodes:
- a CDS encoding ferritin translates to MLSERMLKALNEQMNKELYSAYLYFAMAAYFDDLSLEGFANWMKAQAEEELGHALRFYNYIYDRNGRVELGEVPKPPKEWESPVKAFEAAYEHEQFISRSIHELAALAEEEKDYPTRAFLEWFINEQVEEEANVKKILDQLKLAQDSPQMVFMLDRELGARAPQLPGLLLQGE
- a CDS encoding adenine nucleotide alpha hydrolase family protein yields the protein MDKEEIVAIARGMGTYGAFLEYPYCDCPFHPERVVTGGKLEEFERVRGELKKVGLI
- a CDS encoding nitroreductase family protein, which codes for MEFFEVLRRRRSVRRFQDKPVPEELVEKLLEAAFLSPSSFNKRPWHFIVVDDKEKLKALSKAKLGASGLATAPLAIVITADESRSDVWIEDASIAAEHIHLASFALGLSSFWVQIRNRVHSEDKTAEDYVRELLNIPENYRVLCIIGIGYPAEKKPPHGDEVFEWEKASKNEFGRPFKP